One Candidatus Ornithobacterium hominis genomic region harbors:
- a CDS encoding UbiA family prenyltransferase — protein MLNKNFKNKIGWKLFALFTVVRGYNILMLILAMYFTAYFIFSSDTTLFDFVKSNKIHLIILASALTVAAGYIINNFYDAQKDQLGRPVMTYISRFVSQEFKLNVYLLLNFLSLLTALIASWRVALFFVVYQILVWFYSHKLSKIVFLNNISHTILSLFPFLALLLYYNNHAPVIFLHGFFLGGLLLIADLSKDLLTQKADLIYNYKTLVTVYGTQTSKIVISIFIMIIISLGIFMQNIEKLGHMRLYFLLMTVALFFLSIIIWFIHSKVEYLLYQYAIKTLLGIGVISIAWIKINPLDLQKFFIIN, from the coding sequence ATGTTAAATAAAAATTTTAAAAACAAAATAGGCTGGAAGCTATTTGCACTTTTTACGGTGGTGAGAGGTTACAATATTCTAATGCTCATTTTGGCGATGTATTTCACGGCATATTTTATTTTTTCTTCAGACACGACACTATTTGACTTCGTTAAATCCAATAAAATTCACTTGATTATTTTAGCTTCCGCACTAACGGTGGCTGCAGGCTATATTATCAACAATTTCTATGACGCTCAAAAAGACCAATTAGGCAGACCAGTGATGACTTACATCAGCCGATTTGTAAGTCAAGAATTTAAGCTAAATGTTTACCTTTTGCTTAATTTTTTGTCCCTACTTACGGCGCTCATAGCCAGTTGGCGTGTAGCATTATTTTTTGTCGTATATCAAATTTTGGTTTGGTTTTATAGTCACAAACTCTCAAAAATAGTTTTTCTTAACAACATATCTCACACCATTTTATCGCTCTTTCCCTTTTTGGCATTACTTTTATATTACAACAACCATGCACCTGTGATTTTCTTGCATGGATTTTTCTTGGGAGGACTCTTGCTGATAGCTGATTTAAGTAAAGATTTGTTGACGCAAAAAGCAGATTTAATTTATAATTACAAAACTTTAGTAACTGTTTATGGAACCCAAACATCAAAAATTGTAATTTCAATATTTATAATGATAATCATTTCGCTCGGGATCTTCATGCAAAATATAGAAAAATTGGGGCACATGCGGCTTTATTTTCTGCTGATGACGGTAGCCTTATTTTTTTTAAGCATCATTATATGGTTCATTCATTCAAAGGTCGAGTACCTACTCTATCAATACGCTATTAAAACTTTGTTGGGCATAGGCGTAATTAGTATTGCGTGGATAAAAATAAATCCATTAGATTTGCAAAAATTCTTTATTATCAATTAA
- a CDS encoding pseudouridine synthase, whose product MRRKSDDNRNKRTQKNFGGNKNRKPNFSKKFNKPKPQKADKKPNDDLMRLNKFIANAGVCSRREADELIKTGAVEVNGVMITEMGYKVKPDDEVRYDGELLTPEKKVYVLLNKPKNFITTTSDERDRKTVMDLIANATSARIFPVGRLDRQTTGVLLFTNDGDLTKKLTHPSHQVRKIYHVVLDKSLHGEDLQKIMDGIRMEEGVAKVDKISFIEGKAHNEVGVEIHIGWNRVVRRIFEKLGYKIEHLDRVSFAGLTKKNLKRGDWRILERDEINFLKMM is encoded by the coding sequence ATGAGAAGAAAATCAGACGACAATAGAAATAAAAGAACCCAAAAGAATTTTGGTGGGAATAAAAATAGAAAACCAAATTTTTCTAAAAAGTTTAATAAACCCAAACCCCAAAAGGCAGATAAAAAACCCAATGATGATTTAATGAGACTAAATAAATTCATTGCTAATGCCGGGGTATGCAGTAGGAGAGAAGCAGATGAATTAATAAAAACTGGAGCAGTAGAAGTTAACGGGGTGATGATTACCGAAATGGGCTATAAAGTAAAACCTGATGATGAAGTTCGCTATGATGGAGAGCTGCTCACGCCCGAAAAGAAGGTTTATGTATTACTAAATAAACCTAAAAACTTTATCACGACAACCAGTGATGAGCGAGACAGGAAAACAGTAATGGATTTAATTGCAAATGCTACCTCTGCACGAATTTTCCCTGTTGGGCGGCTAGATAGGCAGACAACAGGGGTTTTACTGTTCACAAATGATGGCGATTTGACCAAGAAATTAACGCACCCCAGCCATCAGGTAAGGAAAATTTATCATGTTGTATTAGATAAATCTTTGCACGGTGAAGATCTGCAAAAAATTATGGATGGAATCCGAATGGAAGAGGGAGTGGCTAAAGTGGATAAGATTTCATTTATTGAAGGAAAAGCTCACAATGAAGTTGGTGTGGAAATTCACATCGGGTGGAATCGTGTGGTGAGAAGAATTTTTGAGAAATTGGGCTACAAAATTGAGCATTTGGATCGCGTATCTTTTGCTGGGTTGACGAAAAAGAATCTGAAAAGAGGCGACTGGCGAATACTTGAAAGAGATGAGATTAATTTCCTTAAAATGATGTGA
- the sppA gene encoding signal peptide peptidase SppA yields MKTFLGRVIAVVVGIFLFIYLCFLLLTVLGSFLGDEEKISLKKNSILHIQLDDSILESPFEVDFFSFNLKQTKNIYLYNVLKEIKNAADDENIKGVFLDLEFPSQTSINKISEIRKALADFKTSGKFVYAYTNRTDQNDFFLASLADSIFHHPMGSIEWKGLGSEVTFYKNLGEKYGIEFEIIRHGKYKSAVEPFIRTDLSEENKFQMKTLLTNFWGALVSKVSESRKVSPEELHQAANQLAGLNAEEAKSTKLIDVLAQKEEVYSFLKQKLGTDEDLKENHFINWVDYASTKKEKYSSQKIAILYAGGNILPGEGSTGIQSRTYLDAIQAIEKNDAVKAVVLRINSGGGDAVSSDEILFQLKKLHTKIPIIVSIGDVAASGGYYIAQSSDRIFAEDFSITGSIGVFGIIPNFRDLANSIGITTDTVSTNANTIYYSPLRGLTPFAKEKLRQSVEKTYDRFTEIVAKGRKLPIAQVDSLGGGRVYTASEALQENLVDELGGIDKAISFAAQKAEIKDFEIVHYPKRADNLESLIKELNLSTQIAEQIIGTQNTALLQQYIQLHSLQKMKGIQMWWPYQIHF; encoded by the coding sequence ATGAAAACATTTTTAGGCAGAGTCATAGCTGTCGTCGTAGGGATTTTCCTGTTCATTTACCTTTGCTTTCTATTACTCACTGTTCTAGGAAGTTTCTTGGGCGATGAAGAAAAAATAAGCCTTAAAAAAAATAGTATCTTGCACATTCAGCTCGATGATTCTATTTTAGAAAGCCCTTTTGAGGTAGATTTTTTTTCGTTTAATCTAAAACAAACTAAGAACATTTATCTTTATAACGTTTTAAAAGAAATTAAAAATGCTGCTGATGATGAGAATATAAAAGGAGTTTTCTTGGATTTAGAATTCCCTAGCCAAACTTCTATAAATAAAATTAGTGAAATCAGAAAAGCCTTGGCTGATTTCAAAACATCAGGAAAATTCGTATATGCTTACACCAATCGTACCGACCAAAATGATTTCTTCTTGGCAAGCTTAGCCGACAGTATTTTTCATCATCCCATGGGAAGCATCGAGTGGAAAGGCCTAGGGAGCGAAGTTACCTTCTATAAAAATTTAGGTGAAAAATACGGAATCGAATTTGAAATCATCCGCCACGGGAAATATAAATCTGCGGTAGAACCATTCATCCGCACCGATTTATCTGAAGAAAATAAATTCCAAATGAAAACTCTACTTACAAACTTTTGGGGAGCATTAGTCTCTAAAGTTTCTGAAAGTAGAAAAGTTTCCCCAGAAGAGCTACACCAAGCAGCCAACCAATTAGCTGGGCTAAATGCAGAAGAAGCCAAAAGCACAAAATTAATTGACGTTTTAGCTCAAAAAGAGGAAGTTTATTCTTTTTTAAAGCAAAAATTAGGCACAGATGAAGATTTAAAAGAAAATCATTTTATCAATTGGGTTGACTACGCTTCGACAAAAAAAGAAAAATACAGTAGCCAGAAAATCGCCATTCTCTACGCTGGTGGCAACATTTTGCCTGGCGAAGGCTCTACAGGAATTCAGTCCAGAACTTACCTAGACGCCATTCAAGCTATTGAAAAAAACGATGCAGTGAAAGCCGTAGTCCTGAGAATTAACTCAGGCGGTGGAGATGCCGTTAGTTCAGATGAAATACTTTTTCAATTAAAAAAACTACACACCAAAATCCCTATCATAGTTTCCATTGGCGACGTAGCAGCTTCAGGCGGATACTACATCGCTCAAAGCTCTGACAGAATTTTTGCCGAAGATTTTAGCATCACTGGCTCCATCGGCGTTTTTGGAATCATCCCCAATTTCAGAGACCTAGCAAATTCCATCGGGATAACGACAGACACCGTAAGCACCAATGCCAATACCATTTACTATTCACCACTACGTGGGTTAACGCCCTTTGCCAAAGAAAAATTAAGGCAAAGCGTGGAGAAAACCTACGACCGATTTACAGAAATCGTAGCAAAAGGCAGAAAACTACCAATAGCTCAAGTTGATTCCCTTGGTGGCGGAAGAGTTTACACAGCGAGCGAAGCTTTGCAAGAGAACTTAGTTGATGAATTAGGTGGTATAGATAAAGCCATCAGCTTTGCAGCCCAAAAAGCAGAAATCAAAGATTTTGAAATCGTTCATTACCCCAAACGAGCCGATAACCTTGAGTCGCTAATAAAGGAGCTTAATCTCTCCACACAAATTGCTGAGCAAATCATCGGGACTCAGAATACAGCATTACTACAGCAGTATATTCAACTCCATAGTTTGCAGAAAATGAAAGGAATACAAATGTGGTGGCCGTATCAAATTCATTTTTAA
- the folK gene encoding 2-amino-4-hydroxy-6-hydroxymethyldihydropteridine diphosphokinase, translated as MKLWNAELLLGTNLNNREENLKFARENIADKIGEIFFESKILETEPVGFTSEDLFLNQIIRIKTALGPVKLLKALKKIEKSMGRVYTEPKFGEKYCSRIIDLDILKFEQVKIWSDLLVLPHPQVEERPFVKEILCE; from the coding sequence ATGAAATTATGGAATGCTGAGCTGTTATTGGGCACAAATTTAAATAATCGGGAAGAGAACTTAAAATTTGCTAGAGAAAATATAGCAGATAAAATCGGTGAAATCTTTTTTGAGAGTAAAATACTAGAGACAGAACCCGTGGGGTTTACTAGTGAGGATTTGTTTCTCAATCAAATTATACGAATAAAAACAGCGCTGGGCCCCGTTAAATTATTAAAGGCTTTAAAAAAAATTGAGAAATCAATGGGGCGTGTTTACACTGAGCCTAAATTTGGTGAGAAGTATTGCTCTAGAATTATTGATTTGGATATTTTGAAATTTGAGCAGGTAAAGATCTGGTCTGATTTGTTGGTTTTGCCGCACCCTCAAGTGGAAGAGAGACCGTTTGTGAAAGAAATTTTGTGCGAGTAA
- a CDS encoding OmpA family protein: MKRLKLFTMLSLALSFSALTAQENTEVVVVNSEPISLEQQEWENNYYGMNQNYVNFTSDQKKFKDWTLAIYAGVPMVQGSDLNSSVSGEGMKWGYDLQAVLTKQITHAFGLGLQFNYGKAGLQTPALGGYEGDVQYRVLSLIGDINFSNLLRRVDNKSRYAWALHGYGGLATFGYDTNISPKNNQGINKKTGSNIGSGSLGIVGGGGLRYKINQSIDAELKAMYYYTGDEEFDGSTSVPGLSEVNERKEDGMFVFNLGLIWKIGKHYEHLAWADPLADIYPGHSPQDLQDMLVVCAQGDKDDDGVCDDWDRELDTPAGARVDGAGRALDTDLDGIIDLYDKCVTLAGPAENDGCPTNADSESLLNFAIANLEFTLDSDVISPSYYPLLDRAAEYLKYYKDNTYDVIGHTDARASKAYNMNLSQRRAEAVKSYLVEKGGVNANQLNVVAMGEEDLRFPECKPASKCPEWKNHANRRVVFVLK, from the coding sequence ATGAAGCGACTTAAATTATTTACTATGCTTTCGCTAGCATTGAGCTTTTCTGCGCTAACAGCACAAGAGAATACGGAAGTAGTAGTAGTTAATTCTGAGCCTATCTCTTTAGAGCAACAAGAATGGGAAAATAACTACTACGGGATGAATCAAAATTATGTAAACTTTACCTCAGATCAGAAGAAATTTAAAGATTGGACTTTAGCTATTTATGCTGGTGTGCCAATGGTGCAGGGTTCTGATTTGAATAGTTCTGTGAGTGGCGAAGGAATGAAGTGGGGCTATGATTTGCAAGCAGTTTTGACTAAACAAATCACCCATGCATTTGGTTTAGGGCTTCAATTTAACTATGGTAAGGCTGGTCTTCAAACTCCTGCATTGGGTGGATATGAAGGTGATGTACAATACCGTGTTTTATCATTGATTGGTGATATTAACTTTAGTAATTTATTGAGAAGAGTAGATAATAAATCAAGATATGCATGGGCGCTTCATGGGTACGGAGGTTTGGCGACTTTTGGTTATGACACTAATATTTCGCCTAAAAATAACCAAGGAATAAATAAAAAAACTGGATCAAATATAGGTTCTGGTTCTTTAGGAATCGTTGGGGGAGGAGGTCTCCGCTATAAAATCAATCAAAGTATTGATGCCGAGCTAAAAGCAATGTATTACTATACTGGTGATGAGGAATTTGATGGGTCTACTTCTGTTCCTGGATTATCTGAGGTTAACGAAAGAAAAGAAGATGGAATGTTTGTCTTCAATCTTGGTTTAATTTGGAAAATAGGTAAGCACTACGAGCACTTAGCATGGGCAGATCCTTTAGCTGACATTTATCCTGGCCATTCCCCACAAGATTTACAAGATATGCTAGTCGTTTGTGCACAAGGTGATAAAGATGATGATGGCGTATGTGATGATTGGGATAGAGAACTTGACACACCTGCTGGTGCACGTGTAGACGGTGCAGGTAGAGCACTTGACACTGATTTGGATGGAATCATTGATTTATATGATAAGTGTGTGACTTTAGCTGGCCCTGCTGAAAATGATGGTTGCCCTACAAATGCTGATTCTGAATCTCTATTGAACTTCGCGATTGCTAATCTTGAGTTTACTTTAGATTCAGATGTGATTTCTCCATCATACTACCCACTATTAGATAGAGCTGCTGAGTATTTAAAATATTATAAAGACAATACGTATGATGTTATAGGTCATACAGACGCAAGAGCAAGTAAGGCTTATAACATGAACTTGTCTCAGAGAAGAGCAGAGGCAGTAAAATCTTATTTGGTAGAGAAAGGAGGAGTTAACGCAAATCAATTGAATGTAGTAGCAATGGGAGAAGAAGATTTAAGATTCCCCGAGTGTAAACCTGCAAGTAAATGCCCCGAGTGGAAAAACCACGCCAATAGACGTGTAGTATTTGTTCTGAAATGA
- a CDS encoding 5-formyltetrahydrofolate cyclo-ligase → MKKKEEFRKYYKHKRSMLSDEKIDVYSSSIAKSFLENFLEKGVVFHVFKNMKKFNEVDTSFIIESLLHLGKTVALPKMNKDDLLSCQIEEKQRYKTNSFGVQEPNPCIEINSDKIDIVIVPLLICDKEGYRIGYGGGFYDRFLNDLNAIKVGINFFKPLENVSFKEEHDISLDYLITPDLFIKF, encoded by the coding sequence ATGAAGAAAAAAGAAGAGTTTAGAAAATATTATAAGCACAAGAGAAGTATGCTGAGTGATGAAAAAATTGATGTGTATAGCTCATCAATTGCAAAATCATTCTTAGAAAATTTCCTTGAGAAAGGAGTAGTTTTTCATGTCTTTAAAAACATGAAAAAATTCAATGAAGTTGATACTTCTTTTATCATTGAATCCTTACTCCATCTTGGCAAAACAGTTGCCTTACCCAAAATGAATAAAGATGATTTGTTATCTTGCCAAATTGAAGAAAAACAGCGTTATAAAACAAATTCTTTTGGAGTTCAAGAGCCAAATCCATGCATAGAAATAAATTCAGATAAAATTGACATCGTTATTGTTCCATTATTAATTTGTGACAAAGAAGGTTATCGTATTGGTTACGGTGGCGGTTTTTATGATCGTTTTTTGAATGATTTAAATGCTATAAAAGTTGGTATTAATTTTTTCAAGCCTTTAGAAAATGTTTCTTTCAAAGAAGAGCATGATATTTCGTTAGACTATCTTATTACCCCAGATTTATTCATTAAATTTTAA
- a CDS encoding ferredoxin — MIVITLQRDKCIGCNYCAEFAPEFFRMSKKDGKSVLLKSENKKGFHTRKEKNMAGLEACDKASDACPVNIISVKVV; from the coding sequence ATGATTGTAATTACACTACAACGCGATAAATGCATTGGGTGCAACTATTGTGCTGAATTTGCTCCTGAATTTTTTAGAATGTCTAAAAAAGATGGGAAATCTGTTTTATTAAAATCAGAAAATAAAAAAGGTTTCCATACACGTAAAGAAAAAAACATGGCAGGTCTAGAAGCATGTGATAAAGCCTCTGATGCATGCCCCGTTAATATCATCAGCGTAAAAGTTGTCTAA
- a CDS encoding peptidase U32 family protein, with protein MTKDNKIELMAPAGNFTSLQAALDNGADSVYFGVEQLNMRARASINFTLNDLEEIAKRCKAKNVRTYLTLNTIIYDHDLSVIKTLLDAAKKAKITAVIAMDQAVIAYARQIGMEVHISTQINVTNIETVKFYALFADTIVLSRELSLNQVKRITQQIEKENITGPSGKLVEIEIFGHGALCMAVSGKCYLSLHSHNSSANRGACKQNCRKKYTVIDQESGFEIELDNEYMMSPKDLATIGFLNQIKDAGVKVLKIEGRGRAPEYVATTIKCYREAIDALYNGSFSEEKVEEWMSELEKVYNRGFWSGYYLGQKLGEWSENPGSNATQKKVYIGKGQHYYTQAGIAEFLIEAYDLKINDTVLIQGPTTGSKELKLESFMVDDQEVNMAKKGDVVTFPIDFRIRLSDKLYKIVPNT; from the coding sequence ATGACCAAAGATAATAAGATTGAACTAATGGCACCTGCTGGAAACTTCACTTCCTTGCAAGCGGCACTTGATAACGGAGCGGACTCTGTCTATTTTGGCGTGGAACAACTGAACATGCGCGCGCGAGCTTCTATCAATTTCACTTTAAATGATTTAGAAGAAATTGCTAAGCGATGTAAAGCAAAAAATGTGCGAACTTATTTGACTTTGAACACCATTATTTACGATCATGATTTATCCGTCATCAAAACACTTTTAGATGCGGCGAAAAAGGCTAAAATCACTGCGGTTATCGCTATGGATCAAGCTGTGATTGCTTATGCTAGGCAAATCGGTATGGAGGTTCATATTTCTACACAAATTAATGTGACTAATATAGAAACGGTTAAATTCTACGCTTTGTTTGCTGACACGATTGTATTATCGCGTGAATTAAGTTTAAACCAGGTAAAAAGAATTACTCAACAAATTGAGAAAGAAAACATTACTGGGCCTAGTGGCAAACTTGTTGAAATTGAAATTTTTGGTCATGGTGCTTTGTGCATGGCGGTTTCTGGTAAATGCTATTTGAGCTTACATTCGCATAATTCTAGTGCTAACAGAGGGGCTTGTAAACAAAATTGCCGAAAAAAGTATACGGTGATAGACCAAGAAAGTGGTTTTGAAATTGAGTTGGATAATGAGTATATGATGTCTCCAAAAGATTTAGCTACGATTGGTTTTCTTAACCAAATCAAAGATGCTGGAGTGAAAGTTTTGAAGATTGAAGGTAGAGGACGCGCCCCAGAATATGTGGCTACGACCATCAAATGTTACCGAGAAGCCATTGACGCTTTGTATAATGGCTCATTTTCTGAAGAAAAAGTAGAAGAATGGATGTCTGAACTAGAAAAAGTTTATAACCGAGGCTTCTGGAGCGGCTATTATTTAGGGCAAAAATTAGGCGAATGGAGTGAAAATCCTGGTTCAAACGCTACACAAAAGAAGGTTTACATCGGTAAAGGGCAGCATTACTACACGCAAGCAGGAATTGCTGAGTTTTTGATTGAGGCTTATGATTTAAAAATTAATGACACTGTATTGATTCAAGGTCCTACAACAGGTTCCAAGGAATTGAAGTTAGAATCTTTTATGGTCGATGATCAAGAGGTAAATATGGCGAAGAAAGGAGATGTTGTTACTTTCCCCATAGATTTTAGAATTCGGCTATCAGATAAATTGTATAAAATTGTTCCCAACACATGA
- the recO gene encoding DNA repair protein RecO — protein sequence MSEKLKAISLGYIKYSESSLILYVYSLEYGYLSLMLKGFFNKKKKNKAILYPLTEITFILPSNADKNKLINIYSVDILNYFDDIFSHPIKSLQIQLIAEFLKNTFKEEPLNSDLYEYILKALKNFSEKKDNFADFHLIFFKEIISLFGLKPMNNPNNNFFNLKEGNFLESQNYDYSIGEEESLLFKKLLHQEFTLTSKTIFNQKERRILLDILLKYFEFHLSNFRSPQSLEILKHLIH from the coding sequence ATGAGTGAAAAATTAAAAGCCATAAGCCTAGGCTACATCAAATATAGCGAAAGTAGCTTGATTTTGTATGTTTATAGCCTAGAATATGGCTATTTGAGTTTGATGCTCAAAGGCTTTTTTAATAAAAAAAAGAAAAATAAAGCGATTCTTTATCCCCTCACAGAAATTACCTTTATTTTACCCTCTAATGCCGATAAAAATAAATTAATCAATATCTATTCTGTAGATATTTTGAATTATTTTGATGATATTTTTTCTCACCCGATAAAAAGTTTACAAATTCAGCTAATTGCAGAATTTCTTAAAAACACCTTCAAAGAAGAACCACTAAATAGTGATTTGTATGAATATATTTTAAAAGCCTTAAAAAATTTTTCAGAGAAAAAAGACAATTTTGCTGATTTTCACTTGATTTTTTTTAAAGAAATCATTAGTCTTTTCGGGCTTAAACCCATGAATAATCCAAACAATAATTTCTTTAATCTTAAAGAAGGAAATTTCTTAGAAAGTCAAAATTATGATTACTCAATAGGAGAAGAAGAATCTTTGTTATTTAAAAAATTATTACATCAAGAATTTACGTTAACGTCAAAAACAATTTTTAACCAAAAAGAAAGAAGGATACTGTTGGATATTTTATTAAAATATTTTGAATTTCATCTCTCAAATTTCAGATCGCCTCAATCTTTAGAAATTTTAAAACATCTTATTCACTGA
- the atpG gene encoding ATP synthase F1 subunit gamma, whose amino-acid sequence MANLKEIRSRISSVGSTMQITNAMKMVSAAKLKKAQDAVEKMGPYAEKLRELIANVSMNLEGEINNVYTEKRVLYIAISSNRGLAGAFNTNVIREVNHSSELQDKNAKIYLMTIGKKANDILKKNYSVYDNESHLWDNFNFETSSTLANKIMKAFENKEFDEVRLVYNHFKNAATQIIKNELLLPIVIEKNSDANQHSVDYIFEPNRDEILLDLIPKTIKTQLFKALLDSNASEHGARMTAMHKATDNAEELRRDLILQYNKARQAAITNEILEIVGGADALDG is encoded by the coding sequence ATGGCAAATTTAAAGGAAATACGTAGTCGAATTTCTTCTGTTGGCTCAACCATGCAGATTACCAACGCTATGAAAATGGTTTCTGCTGCAAAGCTGAAAAAAGCACAAGATGCTGTAGAAAAAATGGGACCTTATGCTGAGAAACTACGTGAATTGATTGCAAATGTAAGTATGAACCTTGAAGGTGAGATTAATAATGTCTATACCGAAAAACGAGTTTTGTACATTGCTATTTCTTCTAATCGCGGTTTGGCTGGTGCTTTCAACACAAATGTGATTCGAGAAGTTAACCACTCATCTGAATTGCAAGATAAAAATGCCAAAATCTATCTCATGACTATTGGTAAAAAGGCAAATGATATTTTAAAAAAGAATTATTCTGTTTATGATAATGAAAGTCATTTATGGGATAATTTCAACTTTGAAACATCTTCTACACTAGCCAATAAAATCATGAAAGCCTTTGAAAATAAGGAATTTGATGAAGTGAGATTGGTCTACAATCATTTCAAAAACGCAGCAACACAAATTATCAAAAATGAGTTGCTACTCCCCATCGTTATCGAAAAAAATTCAGATGCAAATCAACATTCTGTTGACTATATCTTTGAGCCGAATAGAGATGAAATTTTATTAGATTTAATTCCTAAAACTATAAAAACACAATTATTTAAGGCTTTGCTCGATTCTAATGCCTCTGAGCATGGGGCTCGAATGACGGCAATGCATAAAGCTACTGATAATGCAGAAGAGCTACGCCGAGATTTAATCTTACAGTACAATAAAGCGCGGCAAGCGGCAATTACTAATGAGATTTTGGAAATTGTGGGTGGTGCTGATGCTCTTGATGGCTAA
- the atpA gene encoding F0F1 ATP synthase subunit alpha, with the protein MAEINPAEVSAILNQQLSNYNAGEELSEVGTVLQVGDGIARVYGLENAQYGELITFDNGVEGMVQNLEEDNVGIVLLGESNEVKEGDTAKRTKKIASIKVGEGMLGRVVNTLGIPIDGKGSLEGELLDLPLERKAPGVIFREPVSEPLQTGIISIDSMIPIGRGQRELIIGDRQTGKSTVAIDTILNQKEFYDRGEPVFCIYVAIGQKASTVAQTVNVLEEHGALPYTVVVAANASDPAPMQVWAPFAGAAIGEYFRDTGRPALIVYDDLSKQAVAYREVSLLLRRPPGREAYPGDVFYLHSRLLERAAKIINDDEVAKNMNDLPESLKDKVKGGGSLTALPIIETQAGDVSAYIPTNVISITDGQIFLESDLFNSGVRPAINVGVSVSRVGGAAQIKSMKKVSGTLKLDQAQYRELEAFAKFGSDLDAATMAVIGKGERNVEILKQPVNSPIPVENQVALIYAGTNNLLRNVPIDKIKEFEEEYINFLNTKHRDILDQLKSGKYTDQQTSVLKGVAQELTAKYRS; encoded by the coding sequence ATGGCAGAAATAAATCCAGCTGAAGTTTCAGCAATATTAAATCAACAGCTCTCCAACTACAATGCAGGTGAAGAGCTGTCTGAAGTTGGAACCGTCTTACAAGTAGGTGACGGTATTGCACGAGTTTATGGACTTGAAAACGCTCAATACGGCGAGTTAATTACCTTTGACAATGGCGTGGAAGGTATGGTGCAAAACTTAGAAGAAGACAATGTAGGTATCGTTTTACTTGGCGAATCCAATGAGGTAAAAGAAGGTGATACGGCTAAACGCACCAAGAAAATTGCTTCCATCAAAGTTGGTGAAGGAATGTTAGGTCGAGTGGTAAATACTTTAGGAATTCCCATCGACGGAAAAGGATCTCTTGAAGGCGAGCTATTGGATTTACCTTTAGAAAGAAAAGCTCCAGGCGTGATTTTCCGTGAGCCCGTTTCTGAGCCTCTGCAAACTGGGATTATTTCTATTGACTCCATGATTCCGATTGGTAGAGGACAGCGTGAGCTAATTATCGGTGACCGCCAAACTGGTAAATCAACAGTAGCCATAGACACTATTCTAAACCAAAAAGAATTCTACGATAGAGGAGAACCTGTTTTCTGTATTTACGTAGCCATCGGGCAAAAAGCTTCTACCGTAGCTCAGACTGTGAATGTATTAGAAGAGCATGGGGCGTTGCCATACACCGTTGTTGTTGCAGCCAACGCATCAGATCCTGCTCCTATGCAAGTTTGGGCCCCATTTGCTGGTGCGGCGATTGGCGAATACTTTAGAGACACAGGCCGTCCAGCCTTGATTGTTTATGATGATTTGTCTAAACAAGCTGTTGCCTATCGTGAGGTTTCTCTTCTTTTGAGAAGACCACCAGGGCGTGAAGCTTACCCTGGAGATGTTTTCTATCTTCACTCTCGTTTATTAGAAAGAGCAGCAAAAATCATCAATGATGATGAGGTAGCTAAAAACATGAACGACTTACCAGAGTCATTAAAAGATAAAGTAAAAGGTGGTGGTTCTTTAACAGCTCTCCCAATCATCGAAACGCAGGCAGGCGACGTCTCTGCCTATATCCCAACTAATGTGATTTCCATTACAGACGGACAGATTTTCCTTGAATCTGATTTATTCAACTCGGGAGTTCGCCCTGCGATTAACGTAGGCGTATCAGTCTCTCGTGTAGGGGGGGCTGCTCAGATTAAATCTATGAAAAAAGTCTCAGGAACATTGAAGCTAGACCAAGCACAATATCGTGAACTAGAAGCCTTTGCAAAATTTGGCTCTGATTTAGATGCGGCAACGATGGCTGTCATCGGGAAAGGAGAAAGAAACGTTGAAATCTTAAAGCAACCAGTTAACTCCCCAATTCCTGTAGAAAATCAAGTAGCTTTGATATATGCTGGTACCAATAATTTATTGAGAAATGTTCCAATTGATAAAATAAAAGAATTCGAAGAAGAGTACATTAACTTTTTAAACACAAAGCATAGAGATATTTTAGATCAATTAAAATCAGGTAAATATACCGACCAGCAAACTTCTGTCTTGAAAGGGGTTGCTCAAGAGTTAACTGCAAAATACAGAAGCTAA